The Candidatus Brocadia sp. genome has a segment encoding these proteins:
- a CDS encoding thiamine-monophosphate kinase produces MGEFSFIEWIRKRQKRRKDVILGIGDDCAVINVASDKLALITTDMLVDGTHFDLKKCAVRDVGRKAIACSISDVAAMGCQPTIAVISICFPDHTTEKFARELYKGIWDIADKYNIEIVGGDIISGRSPFCINVTMLGRDDGLKPIRRSGARVGDMILVTGALGGSILDKHLHFEPRLKEGLALNKNFTIHAMIDISDGLTADLNHILEESGVGAIMYEDRIPVSHAAVELARETGHTPLYHALSDGEDYELLMTLSKAQAKRVLSSGLLADVKVSCIGEIIKGCGIQMKSPDGNIRHIKPRGYEHLK; encoded by the coding sequence GGTAATAAACGTCGCTTCTGATAAATTGGCTCTCATCACGACAGACATGTTGGTGGATGGGACACATTTTGATTTGAAAAAATGCGCCGTTCGGGATGTTGGCAGGAAGGCTATTGCATGTAGTATCAGTGATGTGGCGGCTATGGGGTGCCAGCCGACAATTGCAGTAATTTCGATTTGTTTCCCTGACCATACCACGGAAAAATTTGCGAGAGAACTCTATAAAGGTATATGGGATATTGCAGATAAGTATAATATCGAAATTGTGGGCGGGGATATTATCAGTGGCCGCAGTCCTTTCTGTATTAATGTTACCATGCTGGGAAGAGATGATGGACTAAAACCCATCAGGCGCTCAGGTGCAAGGGTAGGAGACATGATACTGGTAACGGGGGCACTGGGAGGGTCGATTCTTGACAAGCATCTTCATTTCGAACCACGGTTAAAAGAGGGGCTTGCTTTGAACAAAAACTTTACGATTCATGCCATGATTGATATCAGTGACGGATTGACGGCGGATTTGAATCACATCCTGGAAGAGAGTGGCGTGGGTGCCATCATGTATGAAGATCGAATTCCCGTCTCTCATGCAGCGGTAGAATTAGCAAGGGAAACGGGCCATACACCACTTTACCATGCTTTATCTGACGGTGAGGATTACGAATTGCTGATGACATTATCGAAAGCCCAGGCAAAAAGGGTCTTGTCATCTGGATTACTTGCAGATGTAAAGGTAAGTTGCATTGGGGAGATCATCAAAGGATGTGGTATTCAGATGAAGTCTCCTGATGGTAATATCCGCCATATCAAGCCACGCGGATACGAGCATCTTAAATAA
- the tsaE gene encoding tRNA (adenosine(37)-N6)-threonylcarbamoyltransferase complex ATPase subunit type 1 TsaE — protein sequence MYSLTVKEKILTFKSAGVEETMRFGKKLGMLLAPGDVVALVGELGAGKTTLVKGIVLGLGVTDRRAVKSPTFSLVQRYEGRIPIYHFDAYRLEDTQEMLDIGSDEMIYGNGVAIVEWADKVSGCLPKEYLELTLTAVSENERNITIRSYGSRYDKIINNLL from the coding sequence ATGTATTCGTTAACCGTGAAAGAAAAAATATTGACTTTTAAAAGTGCGGGTGTGGAAGAAACAATGAGGTTTGGTAAAAAGCTTGGTATGTTGTTAGCGCCAGGGGATGTCGTTGCGCTGGTTGGTGAACTTGGCGCCGGTAAGACTACCCTGGTAAAAGGTATTGTCCTGGGGCTGGGTGTTACAGATAGGCGTGCAGTGAAAAGTCCAACATTTTCCTTAGTGCAGCGGTATGAAGGACGTATTCCGATTTATCATTTCGATGCGTATAGACTGGAAGATACTCAAGAGATGCTGGACATCGGGAGTGATGAGATGATTTACGGAAATGGTGTGGCTATAGTGGAATGGGCGGATAAGGTATCAGGATGTTTGCCCAAAGAATACCTGGAATTAACGTTAACTGCTGTTTCTGAAAATGAAAGAAATATTACGATAAGGAGTTACGGAAGCCGTTATGATAAAATAATAAACAATCTATTATAG